The Lentzea guizhouensis genome contains a region encoding:
- a CDS encoding Hsp20/alpha crystallin family protein: MLMRTDPFRTLDRLAQQVFTGPGTWSRPTPMPMDAYRSGDEFVVAFDLPGVSADAIELDVERNVLTVKAERRPTNTGDNLEMQVAERPLGVFSRQLFLGDTLDTERIQATYDAGVLTLRIPVQEKAKPRKIAITAADRDVKQIDA, translated from the coding sequence ATGTTGATGCGCACTGACCCGTTCCGGACGCTGGACCGGCTGGCGCAGCAGGTGTTCACCGGACCGGGCACGTGGTCACGCCCCACACCGATGCCGATGGACGCCTACCGCTCGGGTGACGAGTTCGTGGTGGCCTTCGACCTGCCGGGCGTCTCCGCGGACGCGATCGAGCTCGACGTCGAGCGCAACGTCCTGACCGTCAAGGCGGAGCGGCGCCCGACCAACACCGGTGACAACCTCGAGATGCAGGTCGCGGAACGACCGCTGGGCGTGTTCTCCCGCCAGCTGTTCCTCGGCGACACCCTCGACACCGAACGCATCCAGGCCACCTACGACGCGGGTGTCCTCACGCTGCGCATCCCGGTGCAGGAGAAGGCCAAGCCGCGCAAGATCGCCATCACGGCCGCCGACCGGGACGTCAAGCAGATCGACGCCTGA
- a CDS encoding sensor histidine kinase, whose protein sequence is MISLSRVPDLWRRLDVTVRDFPLALALVVASFVPALQNRGTQLGDLPSRPLDALALAVIALECLPLVMRRRWPVVSFALVCAGFAADQLLGYHSVAGTALPIALLSTGLHLDHHRRTVAVLASVAYVPLAFGVDRQGAQEGVAGFVTFYLALAALWAIGAWQRLAKSAEEERRRHVAEETRVAERTRIARELHDVVTHHVTAMVVQAEAARYLTAAPERLDRTLTAITDTGRRSIADLRQLLDLLNPDHGPNSRVPSVGDLSALVDQIRQAGQPVEFTEEGTPVAGSAKVVAYRVVQEALTNALKYAHGSRTTVRVRHNESEVVVEVGTDGAGTSAASPGGSGRGLDGLRDRVGVLGGEFSAGRRDGGFLVRARIPARS, encoded by the coding sequence GTGATCAGCCTGAGCAGGGTCCCGGACCTGTGGCGTCGCCTCGATGTCACGGTCCGGGACTTCCCGCTGGCACTCGCGCTGGTGGTCGCCTCGTTCGTCCCCGCGCTGCAGAACCGCGGCACGCAGCTGGGCGACCTGCCGTCCCGGCCCCTGGACGCGCTGGCGCTGGCCGTCATCGCGTTGGAATGCCTGCCGCTGGTCATGCGCAGGCGCTGGCCGGTCGTGTCGTTCGCGCTGGTGTGCGCCGGGTTCGCGGCCGACCAGCTGCTCGGCTACCACTCGGTCGCGGGCACGGCGTTGCCCATCGCGTTGCTCAGCACCGGGCTGCACCTGGACCACCACCGGCGCACGGTCGCGGTGCTGGCCTCGGTGGCGTACGTGCCGCTGGCGTTCGGGGTCGACCGCCAGGGAGCGCAGGAGGGTGTGGCCGGGTTCGTGACGTTCTACCTGGCGCTGGCCGCCCTGTGGGCGATCGGCGCGTGGCAGCGGCTGGCGAAGAGCGCGGAGGAGGAACGGCGCCGGCACGTGGCCGAGGAGACCCGTGTCGCCGAACGCACCCGCATCGCCCGCGAGCTGCACGACGTCGTGACGCACCACGTGACCGCGATGGTGGTGCAGGCGGAGGCGGCTCGGTACCTGACGGCCGCGCCGGAGCGGCTCGACCGGACGCTGACCGCGATCACCGACACCGGCCGCCGGTCCATCGCGGACCTGCGGCAGCTGCTCGACCTGCTGAACCCCGACCACGGCCCGAACTCGCGGGTGCCGTCCGTGGGCGACCTGAGCGCGTTGGTGGACCAGATCCGGCAAGCGGGGCAACCGGTGGAGTTCACCGAGGAGGGCACGCCGGTCGCGGGCAGCGCGAAGGTGGTGGCCTACCGGGTGGTGCAGGAGGCGTTGACCAACGCGCTCAAGTACGCGCACGGCAGCCGTACTACGGTTCGCGTGCGGCACAACGAGAGCGAGGTCGTGGTGGAGGTCGGAACCGACGGCGCGGGCACGTCCGCCGCGTCACCCGGCGGCAGCGGACGCGGCCTCGACGGCCTGCGCGACCGGGTCGGCGTGCTCGGCGGCGAGTTCAGCGCGGGCAGGCGGGACGGCGGTTTCCTGGTGCGCGCCCGGATCCCGGCCCGCTCGTGA
- a CDS encoding CPBP family intramembrane glutamic endopeptidase codes for MRLLVQLGAVAVAAFAGSAVVQAVNWNTPLTLVLGFAAAALVLYVYAFAVRKTERRAPDEIALKGAGPAFGRGLSIGTGMFAAVILNIAFLGGYEVRGWGSVSGALALLGFTAAAVVVEEVLFRGVLFRIVEGRIGTWASLVLTGVLFGAAHLFNTHATLWGAIAIAVEAGFMLAAVYAATRNLWVPIGVHFGWNFAQGGIFGTTISGTDAPEGLLDGVTSGPYLLSGGDFGPEASAYSVLAGVVVTVVFLWIARRRGTIVPARRRGSDATTLAA; via the coding sequence ATGCGACTGTTGGTGCAGCTCGGAGCAGTGGCGGTGGCGGCGTTCGCCGGGAGCGCGGTCGTCCAGGCGGTGAACTGGAACACGCCGCTCACGCTGGTGCTCGGGTTCGCGGCGGCGGCGCTCGTGCTGTACGTCTACGCCTTCGCGGTGCGCAAGACCGAGCGCAGGGCGCCGGACGAGATCGCGCTCAAGGGGGCGGGGCCCGCGTTCGGCCGGGGGTTGTCGATCGGTACCGGCATGTTCGCCGCCGTCATCCTGAACATCGCGTTCCTCGGCGGGTACGAGGTTCGTGGCTGGGGGTCGGTGTCGGGGGCGTTGGCGTTGCTGGGGTTCACGGCGGCCGCGGTGGTCGTGGAGGAGGTGCTCTTCCGCGGTGTGCTGTTCCGGATCGTCGAGGGGCGCATCGGCACGTGGGCCTCGCTGGTGCTCACCGGCGTGCTGTTCGGTGCCGCGCACCTGTTCAACACGCACGCCACGCTCTGGGGTGCCATCGCGATCGCGGTCGAGGCCGGGTTCATGCTCGCCGCCGTCTACGCCGCCACCCGCAACCTCTGGGTGCCGATCGGCGTGCACTTCGGCTGGAACTTCGCCCAGGGCGGCATCTTCGGCACCACCATCTCCGGCACCGACGCGCCGGAGGGCCTGCTGGACGGCGTGACGTCCGGGCCGTACCTGCTCAGCGGTGGTGACTTCGGGCCGGAGGCGAGCGCGTACTCGGTGCTGGCCGGTGTGGTCGTGACGGTCGTGTTCCTGTGGATCGCGCGCCGGCGGGGCACGATCGTGCCCGCCCGCCGGCGCGGTTCCGACGCGACTACGCTCGCCGCGTGA
- a CDS encoding response regulator yields the protein MTAPIRVLVCDDQALIRTGFATIIDAQPDLEVVGECGDGRTAVDLTGELTPDVVVMDVRMPVLDGIEATRLLAGAGVAQPAKVLVVTTFNLDEYVYEALRAGASGFLLKDAPPAQLLHGIRTVAAGAALLAPEVTRQLVGRYAERIRPAGDTPQVPLTARELEVLRLIADGLSNSEIAEALVISHETVKTYVSRILTKLDLRDRVQAVVYAFRHGLVA from the coding sequence GTGACGGCTCCGATCCGGGTGCTGGTCTGCGACGACCAGGCGCTCATCCGCACCGGCTTCGCCACGATCATCGATGCGCAGCCCGACCTCGAGGTGGTCGGCGAGTGCGGCGACGGCAGGACCGCGGTCGACCTCACCGGCGAGCTGACCCCGGACGTCGTCGTGATGGACGTCAGGATGCCGGTGCTCGACGGCATCGAGGCGACCAGGCTGCTCGCCGGCGCCGGGGTCGCCCAGCCCGCCAAGGTGCTGGTGGTGACGACGTTCAACCTCGACGAGTACGTGTACGAGGCGCTGCGGGCGGGTGCCAGCGGGTTCCTGCTCAAGGACGCCCCGCCCGCCCAGCTGCTGCACGGCATCCGCACGGTCGCGGCCGGGGCGGCGTTGCTGGCGCCCGAGGTGACCCGCCAGCTCGTCGGCCGGTACGCCGAACGGATCCGCCCCGCCGGTGACACACCTCAGGTACCGCTGACCGCGCGCGAGCTCGAGGTGCTGCGGCTCATCGCGGACGGGCTGTCGAACAGCGAGATCGCCGAGGCGCTGGTGATCAGCCACGAGACCGTGAAGACGTACGTGTCGCGCATCCTGACCAAGCTCGACCTGCGGGATCGGGTGCAGGCGGTGGTCTACGCGTTCCGGCACGGACTGGTCGCGTGA
- a CDS encoding CGNR zinc finger domain-containing protein: protein MGFLDPGTDVEEPVGDTSLGMADVEVVTGLRTALRRALVGDVTAAGVLEAYPLRLVPGPSGGLRIGAESGRPWLDAIVETVAASVATGEWSRVKLCAAPDCRWAFYEVSRNGRGRWCSMDICGNRHKTRTYRERLRHKR, encoded by the coding sequence GTGGGGTTCCTCGACCCAGGAACGGATGTCGAAGAACCTGTTGGGGACACGTCGCTGGGCATGGCGGACGTGGAGGTCGTCACGGGATTGCGGACGGCGTTGCGGAGGGCCCTCGTCGGTGACGTCACGGCTGCCGGTGTTTTGGAGGCGTATCCGTTGCGGCTCGTGCCCGGCCCGTCGGGTGGGCTGCGCATCGGCGCGGAGTCCGGCAGGCCGTGGCTGGACGCGATCGTGGAGACGGTGGCAGCCAGTGTTGCCACGGGTGAGTGGTCACGGGTCAAGCTGTGCGCGGCGCCGGACTGCCGTTGGGCGTTCTACGAAGTTTCGCGCAACGGGCGTGGGCGGTGGTGCTCGATGGACATTTGCGGTAACCGGCACAAGACCCGTACCTATCGTGAGCGTCTTCGTCACAAGAGGTAG
- a CDS encoding MMPL family transporter: protein MNHPWQAIVGWIVFVALCFAAGQLITPNNAAGKDFRVGEEGRGATVAADAGLPAPSVEKVLITPKSGSLDQDAAGRAAADISQRMRTIPDVATVADPVRSADGNAVMVAVTVKGNDRAAIQIVPALLRQTAAVQEANPELVVAQTGSGAVERDVQNLIGQDLVRAEMITLPITLIILLIVFGSILAAGVPVLLAITSVAAAIGLTALSTYIFPSAGGAVTNIILMMGMAVGVDYSLFYLKREREERARSGGTISHAAAVELAAATSGRTIVVSGFAVIISIAAMFLASDVIFSSIAAGSIIVVLVAMVSSLTVLPAVLGKLGKRVDDSRIPFLRKRAERSGGTGKLWPALLRPAMRHPVATLVLSTLVMVALALPVLGIKLSVAGTDTFPRQAPAVATYDRLTKAFPNEGPRHLVVVEADPSQAGTVRSALDDLASRAQADAEFGGRTSPELRVSEDDRVTTLELAIPYSANSKEGETSLATLRSELVPDTVGQVGGAQTYVAGDVARVVDYAAHQAEKLPWVVGFVLLLTFVMMVVAFRSVVIGVVAIVLNLLSAAGAFGALVGVFQYTWAEGLLGFTSGGYINSRVPLMLFVILFGLSMDYQVFVVSRIREAAARGVPARQAVYEGITASAGVVTSAAVVMVSVFASFIFVSLLEIKQIGFGLAVAVLLDAVIIRIMVLPSLMTLLGRWSWWPSTLSRPVKSTVDPAGDCRVMNASRT, encoded by the coding sequence GTGAACCATCCGTGGCAGGCCATCGTCGGCTGGATCGTGTTCGTCGCGCTGTGCTTCGCGGCCGGACAGCTGATCACGCCGAACAACGCGGCCGGCAAGGACTTCCGGGTCGGTGAGGAAGGCAGGGGCGCGACCGTCGCCGCCGACGCCGGCCTGCCGGCCCCGTCGGTCGAGAAGGTCCTCATCACCCCGAAGAGCGGCTCGCTCGACCAGGACGCGGCCGGCCGCGCCGCCGCCGACATCAGCCAGCGGATGCGCACCATCCCGGACGTCGCCACGGTCGCGGACCCGGTCCGGTCCGCCGACGGCAACGCGGTCATGGTCGCCGTGACGGTCAAGGGCAACGACCGCGCGGCCATCCAGATCGTGCCCGCCCTGCTCAGGCAGACGGCGGCCGTGCAGGAGGCCAACCCGGAACTCGTGGTGGCGCAGACGGGATCCGGCGCGGTCGAGCGGGACGTGCAGAACCTGATCGGCCAGGACCTGGTGCGCGCCGAGATGATCACGCTGCCGATCACGCTGATCATCCTGCTCATCGTGTTCGGCTCGATCCTCGCCGCCGGTGTGCCGGTGCTGCTCGCGATCACCTCGGTCGCGGCGGCCATCGGCCTGACCGCCCTGTCCACCTACATCTTCCCGTCGGCGGGCGGTGCGGTCACCAACATCATCCTGATGATGGGCATGGCCGTCGGCGTGGACTACTCGCTGTTCTACCTGAAACGGGAACGCGAGGAACGGGCCCGCTCCGGCGGCACGATCTCGCACGCGGCCGCCGTCGAGCTGGCCGCCGCCACGTCCGGCCGCACGATCGTCGTGTCCGGGTTCGCGGTCATCATCTCGATCGCGGCGATGTTCCTGGCCTCCGACGTGATCTTCTCGTCGATCGCGGCCGGGTCGATCATCGTGGTGCTCGTCGCGATGGTCAGCTCGCTGACCGTGCTGCCCGCGGTGCTGGGCAAGCTCGGCAAGAGGGTCGACGACTCGCGCATCCCGTTCCTGCGCAAGCGGGCGGAACGCAGTGGCGGCACCGGGAAGCTGTGGCCGGCGCTGCTGCGTCCCGCGATGCGGCACCCGGTGGCGACGTTGGTGCTGTCGACGCTGGTGATGGTCGCGCTCGCGTTGCCCGTGCTGGGCATCAAGCTCAGCGTCGCGGGCACCGACACGTTCCCCCGGCAGGCACCCGCGGTCGCCACCTACGACCGGCTCACCAAGGCGTTCCCGAACGAGGGCCCGCGGCACCTGGTCGTCGTCGAGGCTGACCCGTCCCAGGCGGGCACGGTCCGTTCCGCCCTTGACGACCTGGCCTCCCGCGCGCAGGCCGACGCCGAGTTCGGCGGGCGCACCAGTCCGGAGCTCCGGGTGTCGGAGGACGACCGGGTCACCACGCTCGAGCTCGCGATCCCGTACAGCGCGAACTCGAAGGAGGGCGAGACGTCCCTGGCCACGCTGCGCTCGGAGCTGGTGCCCGACACCGTCGGCCAGGTCGGCGGGGCCCAGACCTACGTCGCCGGTGACGTGGCGAGGGTCGTGGACTACGCGGCGCACCAGGCGGAGAAGCTGCCGTGGGTCGTCGGGTTCGTGCTGCTGCTGACGTTCGTGATGATGGTCGTCGCGTTCCGCTCGGTGGTGATCGGCGTCGTCGCGATCGTGCTCAACCTGCTGTCGGCGGCGGGCGCGTTCGGTGCGCTGGTCGGGGTGTTCCAGTACACGTGGGCCGAGGGCCTGCTCGGGTTCACCTCCGGCGGGTACATCAACTCGCGGGTGCCGTTGATGCTGTTCGTCATCCTCTTCGGACTGTCGATGGACTACCAGGTGTTCGTGGTCAGCCGGATCAGGGAGGCGGCGGCGCGCGGGGTGCCGGCGCGGCAGGCGGTGTACGAGGGCATCACGGCCTCGGCCGGTGTCGTCACCAGTGCCGCCGTGGTCATGGTGTCGGTGTTCGCGAGCTTCATCTTCGTGAGCCTGCTGGAGATCAAGCAGATCGGCTTCGGCCTCGCGGTCGCGGTGCTGCTCGACGCGGTGATCATCCGGATCATGGTCCTGCCGTCGCTGATGACGTTGCTCGGCCGGTGGAGCTGGTGGCCCTCGACACTCAGCCGCCCAGTGAAGTCCACTGTGGACCCGGCGGGGGACTGCAGGGTCATGAACGCCTCTCGGACGTAG
- a CDS encoding alpha/beta fold hydrolase — protein sequence MTVPRDWAAPEVGRDMLVSISRVAASGEHVGSLLLNPGGPGGQGTSLPGELGALQPQLHERYALIGMDPRGTGQEGGTAPEVCEVPVGRLSPRTDLDARDRSAGSIAEHLKLPRAAAEACQSEAVAPFLTTWQTAHDVELVRMLLGESTLDYIGYSYGTWLGAKYASLFPRSAGKVVLDSSTDFQGRLQASFEAWPQINQRMFEGSFVPWMTRQFPEDVGATVEEAKANWERARRFYAGAGTSPDQFDAIFTGMGSPLRWVLGALVFVLGVRGANGETGAVVTGSALAPQLDARARAVFGEPLESLTPAGVARGLADEPEDYLRVSATRYAVACGDQVTRSAAWYRRLSDRQGPRYPLFGWQYGLSEPCGFWSDAPRQELPVLPAEVAGRVLVVQGELDPQTGFEQARAAVRAAPGVSLVSVADSPFHGQYGFEGNPCVDGAVTVFLLRNSRPGNVVCPGIPLPNETGVHPVPGPVGTAPAAAVATAAEAPLPALRESVRAKISDINTPVR from the coding sequence GTGACCGTGCCGAGGGACTGGGCCGCGCCGGAGGTGGGGCGGGACATGCTCGTCTCGATCAGCCGGGTTGCCGCGTCCGGGGAGCATGTCGGGTCGTTGCTGCTCAACCCCGGTGGTCCTGGTGGGCAGGGGACGTCACTGCCCGGGGAGCTGGGGGCGTTGCAGCCGCAGCTGCACGAGCGTTATGCGTTGATAGGCATGGATCCGCGCGGTACCGGGCAGGAAGGCGGTACGGCGCCGGAGGTGTGCGAGGTGCCGGTCGGCAGGCTGTCGCCGCGGACGGATCTCGATGCGCGTGATCGGTCGGCCGGGAGCATTGCGGAGCACTTGAAGTTGCCGCGTGCTGCTGCGGAGGCGTGTCAGAGTGAGGCGGTGGCGCCGTTCCTCACGACGTGGCAGACCGCGCACGACGTGGAACTGGTGAGGATGCTGCTCGGTGAGTCCACACTGGACTACATCGGGTACTCGTACGGAACCTGGTTGGGGGCGAAGTACGCGTCGTTGTTCCCGCGCAGTGCGGGCAAGGTGGTGCTGGACTCGAGCACGGACTTCCAGGGGCGGTTGCAGGCGTCGTTCGAGGCGTGGCCGCAGATCAACCAGCGGATGTTCGAGGGCTCGTTCGTGCCGTGGATGACGCGGCAGTTCCCCGAGGACGTCGGTGCCACGGTCGAGGAGGCCAAGGCGAACTGGGAGCGGGCTCGGCGGTTCTACGCCGGTGCGGGGACCAGTCCCGACCAGTTCGACGCGATCTTCACAGGCATGGGGTCGCCGTTGCGGTGGGTGCTAGGGGCGTTGGTGTTCGTGCTGGGGGTGCGCGGTGCGAACGGGGAGACCGGGGCGGTGGTGACCGGTTCGGCCCTGGCGCCGCAGCTGGATGCCAGGGCGCGTGCGGTGTTCGGTGAGCCGCTGGAGTCGTTGACACCGGCGGGTGTGGCGCGGGGGCTCGCTGACGAACCGGAGGACTACCTGCGGGTTTCGGCGACGCGTTATGCCGTGGCGTGCGGTGATCAGGTGACGCGCTCGGCGGCCTGGTACCGGCGGTTGTCGGACCGGCAGGGGCCGCGGTACCCGCTCTTCGGTTGGCAGTACGGGCTGAGTGAGCCGTGTGGGTTCTGGTCTGACGCGCCGCGGCAGGAGTTGCCGGTGCTGCCGGCGGAGGTGGCCGGGCGCGTGCTGGTGGTGCAGGGCGAGCTCGACCCGCAGACGGGGTTCGAGCAGGCCAGGGCCGCGGTGCGGGCGGCGCCGGGGGTGAGTCTGGTGTCGGTGGCGGACAGTCCGTTCCACGGCCAGTACGGCTTTGAGGGAAACCCCTGCGTCGACGGTGCGGTCACCGTGTTCCTGCTGCGGAACTCCCGTCCTGGCAACGTGGTCTGCCCCGGGATTCCGTTGCCGAACGAGACCGGGGTCCACCCGGTTCCCGGCCCGGTGGGAACCGCGCCGGCCGCGGCTGTGGCGACGGCGGCCGAGGCACCGCTGCCCGCGTTGCGCGAGTCGGTGCGGGCGAAGATCAGCGACATCAACACGCCGGTGCGCTGA
- a CDS encoding lytic polysaccharide monooxygenase auxiliary activity family 9 protein: MRTRKLSGPVTRRRGLITVLIGVLVCSFLWVPSASAHGTIVSPATRAYQCWQAWGSQHTNPAMREQDPMCYQAFQANADTMWNWMSSLRDGLGGNFQGSTPNGQLCSNALSRNNSLNTPGKWRTTNVGANFTMHLYDQASHGADYFRVYVSKQGFDPTTQTLGWGNLDFITQTGRFAPAKDIRFNVQTSGYRGHHIVFTIWQASHLDQAYMWCSDVNFG, from the coding sequence ATGCGCACGCGCAAGCTCTCCGGGCCCGTCACCAGACGGCGTGGCCTGATCACCGTGCTCATCGGCGTGCTCGTCTGCTCGTTCCTGTGGGTACCGTCGGCCTCGGCGCACGGCACGATCGTCAGCCCGGCCACCCGCGCCTACCAGTGCTGGCAGGCTTGGGGAAGCCAGCACACGAACCCGGCGATGCGTGAGCAGGACCCCATGTGCTACCAGGCGTTCCAGGCCAACGCCGACACCATGTGGAACTGGATGAGCTCGTTGCGGGACGGACTCGGCGGGAACTTCCAGGGGTCCACCCCGAACGGTCAGCTCTGCAGCAACGCCCTGTCCCGCAACAACTCCCTCAACACGCCCGGCAAGTGGAGGACCACCAACGTCGGCGCGAACTTCACCATGCACCTGTACGACCAGGCGAGTCACGGAGCCGACTACTTCCGGGTCTACGTCAGCAAGCAGGGGTTCGACCCCACCACCCAGACCCTGGGCTGGGGCAACCTCGACTTCATCACGCAGACCGGCAGGTTCGCCCCGGCCAAGGACATCCGGTTCAACGTCCAGACGTCCGGCTACCGGGGTCACCACATCGTGTTCACCATCTGGCAGGCGTCCCACCTCGACCAGGCCTACATGTGGTGCAGTGACGTGAACTTCGGCTAG